A segment of the Luteitalea sp. genome:
GGAGTGCATTGACAGGCCGAGACCAAACGTCTGGCACACCTGCGCCAGATGTTGGATCTGGCGGAGGCCGCCCCAGTAATGCGGATCGCAGAGCACGATTTGAACAGCGTCTCGCTCGATCGTGCCCGGCAGGTCGGCCAGCGATGTCACCGCGACATTGCTGGCGAGCGGGATCTGCACGCCGCGGGCGATGAGCCCACCGCGCACCGCCGCCATCCCGTCGAGGCCGCTCGTGGGATCCTCGAGATAGCCCTCGCCGCTCAGCTCGGCGGCGAGCGCGGCACCGATCTCGATAGAACGCCCCACCGACCAGGCGCAATTCGGGTCGATGCGCAGCGGCGCGGCGGAGCCGAGCGCACGGCGCAGCTCCCGTATGCTGTCGATCTCGGCCTCCGGCTCGAGGACGCCACCCTTGAGCTTCACAGATGTGAAGCCGTAACCGTGCATCATCTGTCGCGCCTGCCGGACGATGGCGTCGGGATCCAGGGCTTCCCCGTACTCATCCTCACGCACATCGTCGGCCTCGCCGCCGCCGCCGGCATGCTTGTAGAACAGATACGCCGAGAAGGGCACCTCACTCCGTACGCGCCCACCGAGCAGGTCACACACTGGACGGCCGATCGACTTGCCGATGAGATCGAGGCATGCGATTTCCACGGCCGAGTAGAGGCGAGTTGCCGCGTCCATGGGATTTTCGCCGGGGACGAGAAGGGTCTGCGAGCGATCTCCCTTGGCAGAAGAGGTGGGGTCGACGAGCGGCATCAGTGCGGCGGTCAGCCGGAACGGATCGGCACCCACGATGCGCGGCCGAAGGTCCGCGAACTGACGGGCGATGGTCTCGCCGCCGTGCGTCTCACTGATGCCGACGCCGCCTTCGTCACTCTCGATCTCGAGGATCGTCCGCAAGGCATACGGCGCATGCAAGCCGTACGAGCTGCGAAGCGGTGGATCGGCGATGGCAATCGAATGGATCCGGAAATCGACAATGCGCATATCACGAAAGAGCGGGAAAGAGCGCGGCCGCGATCATCGTCGCGATGAGCCCCGCGACGCCCATGACCGCCAGCTGACCGGAGAAGTTACGCAGTGTCTCGGTTGTCGTCATCCCGCTCATGCGAGAGACCACCCAGAACCCGCTGTCGTTCATCCACGAGAACGGCTTGGACCCAAAGCCAATGGCTGCCGCGAGATAGACGGGATGGAATCCGAGCGCCCCAGGCGAGGCCAGTGCCCCAACGATTCCCACAGCGGAAATCTGTGCAACCGTCGCCGAGCCCTGCGCCGTTCTGAGCAGCGCCGTGAGCAGGAACGCGAACGGCAGGATGCCGATCTCTGCCGTCGCTGTCAGCGAGCGGAGCGCCTCGCCGACGCCGGTCTGCTGCAAGATCCCGCCAAACGCACCGCCCGCCGACGTCACGAGGACGATCGAGCCGGCGCCCGCCAGGGCGGTCTGCAGCGTCCGCGCAGACTCTGCTCTGCCCTTGCCATGGCGCGCCAGCAGAATCAGGGCGATCACGGTGGCGAGCGCGAGCGCGACGTGCTTGTCTCCCACTTCGCGGAGAACGCGTTCGAGCAGGCCGCCGAGCGGCCCGCCGGTCTCGCCATCCACCAGGGTGGTGCCGCCGATGAGGACGATCGGCAGCGCGATAGGCAGAAGCGACGCCCAAAGGGAGGGCAGCTCGGCAATGTCGCGATTGGCTAACGTCTTCAGACTGTCCAGCGGCATCTCTGAGCTGTCCCGCAACGGTACCGGCCAGTGCCGATCCACCAGGTAGGCGTAGCTCCCGCCGGCCACGGTGGCCACCAGGCCCAACGCCATGCCGACGACCATCATCTGTCCCACGTCGACATCGAGCGCGCTGGCCACGAACAGGGGGCCCGGCGTCGGGGGAACGAGGGAGTGCGCAATGGTCGCGCCGCCCGCGATCGTCATGACGTAGAGCCCGTATCGCTCGCGAGTCCGTAAGGCCAGCGCCTTGCCGATCGGAATCATCAGGTAGAACACCGTATCGAAGAAGACCGGAATCGCAAGGAGAAATCCGGACGCCGAGAACGCCAGCGGGGCCCGTGCGTGGCCGACGAGCGCCATCAGCGAGCGCACGATGCGGTCGGCGCCGCCGCTGTCGAGCAATGCGCGGCCGATGACGGCGGCCAGGCCGATGAGGATGCCCGTACTGGCCGCCGTCGATCCGAACGCGCGGGCGACGCGCTCACCTGCCGGTTGCCGCGCCAGACTCGACGCCTCGTCTGCGGGCACGTTACGCGCCAGCGCCGCGCGCTCGATGGCTTCGGGTGGCGTCAGCAGGCCGACACATAGCGCAGCGGCGATGAGAGCGAGGAACGCTTCGAGCCGCAGCCACAGAATCGCGGTGACGACGATGAGCACGCCGACCAGCGCGAGCAGGAGCGGGTCGATCGTCACGCCGAGGCTCCCGGCTTCGCTTCCACCCACTTCACGCTGTGATCACCGACCACCGCGACAGTCGAGGGTGGTGAGTCGATCCGGAAGATCGACCATGGCCCCGGAATGAACGGATAGCGGTCGACGACCGTCTCGTCGACGTCGATGCCGAGCCCCGGCCGGTCCGGCACGCGCAAATAGCCAGCCTCTATGGCGAGCGGCTCCGAGAGGATCTCGTCAGCGGCGGGGAAGGGATACATGCCGGCTCGCAGGGCGCTCGTATAGCACGGATGCTCGAGCCACTCGACGACCTGCTCGGGCCAGCAGACGCCGAGATGCGCCGCCACCAGGACTTCGAGCATCGTTCCCCAACTGTGGAACGCGACGCGCCGTCCATGCGCGTTCGCTGCGCGCGACACCGCCTGGAAGGCGGGAAGGCCGCCCTGACAGCACACGTCCATCTGAATGATATCGGCGGCGCCGGTCTCGATGACGTCGAGCAGGCCTTCCGTGGCTTGCTCGTGCTCACCGGTGGCGATTGGAAGACCCGTGTGGTGCCTGAGCCATCGATAGGTGTCATGATCGTCCGGCGGCAATGGCTCTTCGAGCCAGGCGGGTCCGTGCGGCTCCATCTCGCGTGCGAGGCTGGCGACCATGTCGCGCGTGTAGCTGCGATCACCCATCCGCCACCATGAATGCGCGTCAATCATGAGGCCGAAGCTCGGACCAGTCGCCGCCCGCATTCGAGCCAGGGCTTCCAGGTCGCCATCGGGACCGAGTGCGGGGCGCATCTTGTAGGCGAGGAAACCTTGCGCCTGAATGGCGACTGCCTCCTCGGCGTACGCTTCTGGCGGCATGTACATCCCGGCGCTGCCATACAGCTTGATGGCGTGACGCTGGCGGCCGCCCGCGATCTCGGACAACGGGCATCCCTCGAAGCGGGCCGCGAGATCGAGGAGCGCAATCTCGACGGCGTGATACGTCTTTTGGATCTCTGGGCTGGCGGTGAACCGGAGCTCGCGCCATCTCCGCGGGTCGCGGCCGTCGAGAAACGGCGCGATGTGCTCACGGATGTGCGTGGCGGCTTCTTCGTGCGCTGGTCCGGGTGCGTATCCGTGAAGGCCGACCTCCGTGGCGATGCGGATGAGCATCGCGTCACGTTTTAGAATCGTCCGCTCACCGCCATGGAAGGGGAGCCGGAGGGGCTCCGGCAGCGGGCAGGACATGAGGAGCGCGTCAACCCGGGTGATTTTCATCGCGACGTCCGCAAAGGGTCACTGGTTCCTCTTCTCTGTCCTCGGCAGAAAGGGATCGGCCTAGAACGAAGAGAAGGGGACCGGGTAACTTTTACGGACGCCACGATACAGGGATAGCGTCTTCCTGACAATGCCTGGCAGGCTTAGCGGGAGAATGTCAAAGACATCTCCACGCGCCTCTCAGACCAGTCACCTTCCGCCGCCTCGGCGTTGGCGCCGGGGCACGGTATCATCAACCAAAGACAGCGGTTGGCCAGTCTTCCGTCCTTGCTGCCCCCAGTTTTTCTCCACCCTCCGTGAAGCGTCGAGTTCCGCCCATGCGGAGTAAAACAGAGGCGGCGCCGAAATGAAAGCACACGCGTACGACGGCGCTCGCCAGCCAGCGTCGCGCGTGCGCCGGTGCCGCCGGCAAGCGTGATCGCGGGGGCCGTGCCGCCCCGGTCGGCCGCGTGGAAACACCACGTGCGGCGCTCACGTGTGGGCGACCCGCCGAGCTCCGTGAGCTCGGCGGCCGCCTGGCCCCGCCCGTGGTGTTACCCCCTTCGCGGATCACGCGGCCTCCAACGGGGCGGCACGGCCCCCGCGATCACGCCTGCCGGCGCTGCCCCCCAGCGCGGCGCACGTGTCTTGCCGCCCCTCCAATTTGTCTCCATCCCTCCGGAAACACTGAGCGCCACTGCGCGGTGAGGTCGCCGAAGACCACCCGGAGGCGCCCGGTGTGATGTGGACACGTGAGGTGAGATTGCTCGGCGTGCGAGCGACGTGATGGGGCAGGCCACGCGTTGGTCGCGAAAGCGGCGTCGGATGTGGCGGTTGCAGTCGCGTCCCTTCGACGCGGCGGCGACCAAGCCTTCGACGATCGTGGGGGAAACGCGGAAATATCGGTACCTCGCGCCGCTGCGGAACGCGAGGTCGCGCGTGGTGTCGTTCGCATACTGCCGTGATGCGACCAGCCGGGTTTCCCGCATTGGGTGAAGCGCTCGATCAGCGACGCGCGCAGGACCGGCCCCAGTCTCGCGAGTTGCGCAAGGAGCTTCCGTCAACGACCGGCGAGTCGTCGAGGCGTGGGATGTGGCATGTCGCACCACGTCCACAACTGCGACGACATGTCACGCGCACGATGCGTGCGATGGTGCATCGAGGCAGCGGCGGCGGGGCGTGCTGCCGCGTGCCCGCGCCGCCCCGTTGGAGGCCGCGTGATCCGCATGAGGGGGTAAAACTACGCGCGGCGCCAGACCGCCGCCGAGCTCACGGAGCTCGGCAGGTCGTGACACAGGAGCGCCGCGCGTGGTTTTTCCACGCGGCCGACCGGGGCGCGCGGCACCCGTCAGCACGACACGCCGGCGGCTCCGCCCACCCGCGCGTAGCCGGTCCTGTTCACCGACTCCACACAGGCCCGCACTCAAATGTTTGGGAGGGCCGACAAAAACTGGGGGACGGCAAGCTGGCAGGCTCAGAGGCGACGGATGCGCGTCGCTCCGTGAACCAGTTGAGCCATCCGTCGCTCGATCTCGGCCTGGGAAAGGATCTTGCCCACTGCTTCGGCATCCAGGCCCCTTTGAACCTTCTGACGGACGTAGATGTGGTACTGAATATCTTCCAGTGACGCACTCTCGGGAAGGTGCTCGAGCAGGCTTCCTACTTCTTCCTTAGCGGTCTTCATGGAACGCTCCAGCGCTTCAATTCTATCTCATCTCGACTCCCCCTCTTCGCCAGGGAAAACGCCCATGTCTACCGACTCACGGCCTCGTTTCCGGGTGACGTCGAGTCGGTCCGGACCGTCGGATACGTAATCCCCAGCTGCTCGAGATACGTCTTGTACTTGGTGGGATCGAAGTAATGCTTGCGCATCTCCGGGCGATAGCGGTCCATGATCGCCTTGTTGAGGTGGACGGCCGGCTGATCTTCGGCACGAATCAGCGGCTCGTACTTTCGTGTCTTCGTCTGTACGTCCTCGAAGTACTCCCACGCCTGCTCCACCAGCTCGGGACGCAGCAACAGATCCAGCACAGTCATGGCTTGGACCTGCGCTCCCGTATTGACGCCCTTGTGGGCGATCGGCGTCGCCATCGCGATGGCATTCGCCCAGTTGTGGCCCGGGCCGGCCTTGAAGTTTGCGGGGAAGCGGAGCGACACGGTCGGCAACGTCCAGGAGATATCGCCGATATCATCGGATCCGCCGCCGCGCTTGTCGTCGTCTGGAATCTCTTCCTCGCCCTCGAGCTCCGACAGCTCGGTCTCGAGCCCATCCTCCGGCACACCGAGCTCACGCTGGCTCGCCTTGGCCAGCGTGACGTCCGCGTCGCTCCATTTCGGTAAGCCGACTGCCTTGATGTTGGCATACGTGGCCTCGGCCACAGGGCGGTTCATGTGCCGTGGCCACGCCGAGCCCAGAACCCGCGACGACCACGTCGTCCCGGTCATGAGCGCCGCACCTTCCGCCATCTTGTCGCCGACCTCCCACAGGTTCTTGATGCCGTCGAAACTCGTCTCGCGGAAGAAGTACCAGACCGAGGCCGTGCGCGGGACGACGTTGGGCTGGTCGCCGCCGTCGGTGATGACGTAGTGCGACCGCTGTTGCAGCCGGAGGTGCTCGCGGCGATAGTTCCATCCCGTGTTCATCAGCTCTACGGCGTCGAGCGCCGATCGGCCTCGCCACGGCGCGCCGGCACCGTGCGCCGTCTCCCCTTCGAAGGCGTACTCCACGGAGACGAGACCGTTGCCGCTGCTGTCGCCCCAATCCGTGGTCAAGTTGGTGCCCACGTGGTTGTAGAGCACGACGTCGACATCCTTGAACAGGCCAGCGCGGACGTAATACGCCTTCGTGCCGAGCTGCTCCTCGGCGATGCCGGGCCAGATCATCAGCGTGCCCGGGATGTTCTCGCGCTCCATGATCCGCTTCACGGCAATCGCGGCCACGATGTTGACCGGCGTGCCGGAATTGTGCCCTTCGCCATGGCCGGGCGCGCCGTCGATGAGGGGATCGCGATAGGCGACACCAGGCTTCTGTGACGCTTGCGGGATGCCGTCGACATCCGATCCCATGGCAAGCACGGGCTTTCCAGAGCCCCAACGTGCCACCCACGCCGAAGGAATCCCGGCAACCCCGGTCTCGATGGTAAAGCCATGCTCTTCGAGGATGCCCGTGAGGTACTTCTGGGTCTCGAACTCCTGGAAGCCGAGCTCCCCGAAGCTGAAGACCATGTCGACCATCTGTTGCCCGAGGTCGTACATGGCCTGCGAGCGGATATCGTCTGCCACAGCCTCCTTGAGCGTGGCCACGCGTGGATCGACGCTTGTCTTTGCTGAAGTCTCAGAGGGCGCCTGCTGTCCTGCCTGTGGGACGGCGCCTCCCACGCTCAGCGTGATTAGCCCAGCAAGCCACACGGTCCGGTGGCTCATCCTTACTCGACGCATCGAAGGTCCTCCCTCGTGACGTTTGCCGACATTCTTCTCGTACGGCGCGACATACATTGATGTATACCTTGGGCGCGCCGTTACCAGTCGAACTTGACCCCGAACCGTACGATACGCGGTCCGACGATGTTCGACGGGAACAAGTAACGCGTGCCGGAATTCCAGTTGATGTTCTGCTCCGTGTTGGTGTTGGTGATGTTGTACAAATCGATCAGTGCCGTCAAGCGTGCGCCCACCAGCGTGATTGCCTTTTCGACTCGCAGGTCGATCAAGTTGATCGAGTCCTGACGCTGGGTGTCGATGGGCTCGGCCAGAATGCGCTGGTTTCCGTAGTTCAGCGCCACCTCAAACGTACGACCGAAGGGCTGGCCGGATTGATAGCGGTAGCTGGGCGAAAAGCGCAGATCCCAGGGACCATCGTACGTGCCATTGAGCTTGAAGGCCCACGTCTGGAAATTGAACCGCCCCTCGTCCGTGTTGATCAAGTCGGTCGGCGTCGTCGGCAGGGTCTCCGACCGCAGTGTGTTCCCGAAGTAGCCATCGTCGAAGTCGTAGTTCCAGCGGTACGAGAAGGCGGCAATCATCGACCAACGGCCCGAGAGGCGGCGCGTCGCGCTCAGCTCCCACGTCCAGAACTCACTGATGCCGTCGACGTTCTCCGTGCGATCCACGGTTGGCAGCTCCAGGGCCGCCGCGCTGAGATCGAACGCCTGGAACGTACCCTCGTCGTCCGGCGTGCGGCTATCACCGTCGGGACCAGGGTCCTGAACGGTGACCGGCACATTGTAGGCCGAGAGCGGTCTGTTCACGTTGTTCTGCTGATATTGATTGCCAATGCGGCGGTACACCACACCGGTGCGCAGGCCGAAGTTGGCGGCAATCTCGCGCTCGAGCCAGGCGGCGACCTCACGTGTGTAGGTGTCGTCGAGATTCGGATCGAGGCTGGTCGATGCCTCACCGCCCGAGGACTGCAGAAGCGTGCCCTCTTCGCCTGGTTCCCAGAGGCCGCTGCCGTTCGGGTCGGCCCAGGCGTATCGACGGAACCAGTCGGGCGAGTTCGTGTTGACATCGCTCGCTAAACCAGTGCCCGGGTTCCACCAATACTGCCCGTAGTTCACCTTGACGAGCGTTTTCCCATCGCCGAAGAGGTCGAAATTGACGCCGACGCGCGGTGACCACAGGTTCCACGTGAGGACATCCTCGACGGCGGAGAAGTCCAGCGTCTCGGTGAAGAAGCGTCCCGGGAGCCGCTGCTGGGCAGGCAGGAAGCTGCGATAGCGTTCGTATCGCAGGCCGAGATTGAGCGTCATGCGATTGGTGGGCTGCCACGTGTCGTTCAGGTACGACGCATACGTCCAGAGCCCGTTGATCGACTCCGTCGGCGCGCCGAACAAATACACTTCCGTCGGCTCACCGTTGTTCAGCCGCTGCAGGACATCGCCGGGGAAGCCAGATGGGTCGGAGGCGCCTGGCTGGCCGCGGATGGCCTCCGAGGTCTCTCGGAATACTTCACCGCCCATCTTGAAGTTGTGCGACCCGACCCAGCCGTTCTTGAACAGGCTGAGCGCCCCGTGCACTTGGGGGCGCCGTCGGTTCAGCGCCCATTCTCGGTTGGCGCCATATATCAGGTTGTTGCCGGTGTCCTGGATCGAAGGGGCGTCGCTGTTCCGGTGGTTCGGCCAGTCGTAGGCGAACTGCCCGGCACGCAGCTCGAGGAAGCCGAGATCGTTCAGCACGGAGTTCCAGTCGACCTTCCACACGCCTCCCCAATACTTCTGATTCCACGTGGAGTCAGCGGTCGTATGGATCGCGGCGCTGGAGCCAATGAGATAGGTGTCGAGCCGGTTCGGTTGCTGTTTGCGGCCCCACTGCGTGTAGGCGACGATCTTATTGTTCGGGCTCAGCGTGTAGGTGGCCTTGCCCGTGACGTTGTGGAGCTTGGTGGTGAAGATGTCTGCGGGAAAGTTCGGGTACCGCACGTCGATCTGCTGATTGCGCACCGACGAGTACCACCACAGCTTGTCTTTCTGGATGTACCCACCTACGTCGGCATTCACATCGTAGTACCGATTCAAGCGGTTCGTGTCTTGGGCGTCGAGGCCGCCGCCGCCCTGGATACCCCGGGCAATCTGGCTGTCGTCGATGTTGGTGGCCTGCACACCCTCGGTCTGGTAGTCGACATAGACGCGTCCGTGATACGCGTTGCCGCCCGACTTCGAGACGAAGGCGCTGGCGACGCCGGGCCATCCCATCTCCGCGCTGTGCGAGCCGGTTCCTACCGAGACCTCCTCGAAGGAGCCGTAGTCGTAGTAGAAGCCGGCTGCACCGGTTCCTTCCGTCATGACCATGCCTTCGACCATGGGCCGATGCTGATCAGTCTTGGTGTCGTACGCCGCGTACGGTGTTTGCGTGCCTGCGGCGCTGCCGCCGACATCGACGCGCTGGAGCTGGACGGCAGGTGAGGCTCCCAGGATTGACCACAGGTCACGCGCGTTCGGCAGGGAGCTGAGCTTCTCGGCGTCGAAGTTGGTCACGATTCGCGACGCCCGCTGGTCGACGACCGGCGCCTCGCCGGTCACGGTCAGCGTCTCCTCGAGCGTCGAGATCTGCATCTGCACATCAATGGTGGCGTTGAACCCGACGCCCAGGCGCTGCCGCTCACGCACAAGCGTCGCGAAGCCTTGCAGCTGGTAGGTCAACGTATAGTCACCAGGCGGCAATTGAGGCAGTCGATACGCGCCGCCCTCGTTCGTCACCACGGTTCGCTCACCCTGCAGAACCGGGCTGGTAGCCGTGACCAGGGCACCGGGTAGCGCAGCGCTGCTTTCGTCGGTCACCCTTCCATCGATTGCCGCCGTGGTGGCGCCGGCCGACTGCGCCTCCACCTTTTCCGCCAGCACCGTGCACAGAACAACGAGACACACCCCTACTCGGACGTGAGTCAAGCAGATCATCCCTCCTCCTCAATCGGCGACGCCTTGCTGGGCGCGCCGCCGGCAAATTACGTGTGGAGGAGCAAGATCGGCTCCAGGTGTCACTCGACGGTGTGCACGAGAACTAAGGCTGTGACGCGATGCGAGTTACGCGCGAGAGAGACCATGAAGGGCTAACGTTGCGAGGATACATTTCTGTCTGAGCGGGATCCAGACGCGTGAATAACGTCGGTCCCGAGGCACGACATGACCGGGCAGTTGCGTCGATGCGCGTCAACTCGTTCCGGAACGGGCGGCTCATGACGGGCAGGGTCCAACTGTCTCAGCTTTGGCCAGGAAGTCAGCGTCTATCTCTACTCCCAACCCCGGACCGGTTGGGACCTTGACCGTCCCGTTGTGGATCTCGAAATGCGGTGAGTACCAGGACTCGGGTTTCCGTGGCGCTCGCCAGGGAAACTCCATGTAGGCGCCGATATTGGGAATCGCCGAGGCGAACTGGAGAATGTTGACGGCGGTTGCGCCCGTCTGCGTGTTGTGCGGCACGATCCGCATCTCGAACCGACGGGCCATCCGCGCCACGCGCGCCGCCCGAATGAAGCCGCCGTTGTAATTGAGATCGGGCTGGACAATGTCCATCACGCCATTTTCCATCATCCACTGAAACCGCCACAGGCTGGCATCCTGCTCGCCGGCGGCCACCTGCATTGTCAGAGCGTCGGCCACCTGCTTCGTCTCGCTCAGCTCTTCCCACGGGCACGGCTCTTCGAAGAATCCGACGCCGAGATCCTCCAGCATGTGACCGATCTCGATCGCCTTGGCGGCGTTGTACGAGCCATTCGCGTCGGTGTAGATGTCGATGTCGTCGCCAAGGCGCTTTCGGGCGAGCGCCATCATTGTCTCGGTGCGGTCTGGATAGGCATCGAGGTTGCGGCTCATCCGCCCACCGATCTTGAACTTGACTGCCTTTGCGCCCGTGTGCTCGACACCGCGAACGTATACGTCCACCTCTTCCTCTGCCGTGGTGTCCCGCCCCGAGCCGGAGAGATACACGGGAATCTCCTTGCGGATGACTCCGCCCATCAGCTCGCCGATCGGCTTGCTGGCCGTCTTTCCAAGGAGGTCGAACAGGCTCTGCTCCACATACGCCACCGGGCACCACAAGGCTTGGCCGGCCAGCTTGTAGTTTTGGATATAGACGCCATCGATCAGCGTCTCGAGATCGCGTGCATCCTTGCCGAGGAAGAACGGTGCCACCAGATTGAGCAGGATCGGCACGTAGTCCGCGACCTGCTTGGTCTTGCACACTCCCACCGCGCCATCGGTTGAGCGCGTCCGGACGAAGTAGTGGCTCCCGTTCTTGAGGAGCTCGATGGACTCGATCTTGACCGGTGCATCGACACGCCGGCGAAGATCGAAGAGTGGCGTTTCGTAATCTGGAACGACTCGCTCCTCGGCCTGAGGCAGCAACCACGCCGAGGAGGAACGGACGCCGAGAGCCGTTGCGGACACGCCCGCCGAGAGACCCGCCAGGAGGCTGCGCCGATTGATTCTCATCGGCACAGTTTACCGCCACAGACCGTCCCCGAGGATGTCGCAAGTTGTCTCAGCGTCGGCGCACCAGATCGATCCGCACGGATTTCGTGTCACGGCGAGCATAGTGCCGTGATAGCATGCACGCCGTTTCCCTACTTGGTCCAAAGGATTGCATGCCGCAGGCGTGGTGCGTCTCGGCCGAGCGTGTGAGATTGGTGCTGCGCAAGCGTTGGGGCTCTGGCGTCGCAGCGTCACTGGTCCTTCTGTCTTGGGCGGTCGGTAGTGGGTGTAGCGGCGCGGCGAAGGAAGGTCCTGAGCGGCGCACCATCCGCTTGACGACCGGCTGGCCCGGCGGGTTCTTCAATCCACTCGGCGCTGCGCTGGTGACCACGTACTCGAAGGCGATACCGGATCTGTCGTTCGCGGTGGTGCCGAGCGGCGGCGCGGACGTTCATGGCAAGCACCTCCCATTCCTCGACGCGGCCCACCAGGTGAGCCGGGGCGCGGTGGATGCCGCATTCGTCAGCGCGGCTTACCCGGTCGAGTCGGTGCGCCTGGCGACCCACGCCGGCGCCGACCTGTTGGAGGTCAGCGGTCCCGTGGTCGAGCGGCTCCGGGCGACCTACCCGTTCTTGCGCGCCGTTCTCATCCCGTCGGAGACATACCCCAGTCTTCGCCGCGCCGTGCACACCGTCGGCATCCATACGGTCCTGGCCTGCAACGTCGAGCTCGACGAAACGCTCGTCTATCGACTGACCAAGACCTTCTTCGCCGCCCTGCCAGAGCTCGCGACCCGTGTCCGGGCGTTGCGGCGGTTGGATCTCGCACGGGCGCCCGCCACGCCGATTCCTCTGCACGACGGCGCTGCACGCTACTACCGAGAGCGCGAGCTGTTCCGATGAAGCGCGACTGGCTGACCGCGTGGCGACAGCGGCTCATGGTGGGTGTGGCGATCGCCGTCGCGATCGCGCTCGTCACACTGGCCGTCGTCGGCTATCGCGCCACGCGCGAGTGGCAGCGTAGCTCAGCACGATTGGTCGAGCGGCGCGCGGAGGAGAGTGCCGAGCTGCTGGTCACCGCGCTGACGCGCGACATGCGGGGCGCACAGGCGCTCGTGCTCGCGAGCCGTGACTGGAACCCGCTGTCTGTCACTTCCCTGACTGACATCAGCGACCATGTCGCGGCTGCCTTTGCGCGGTACCCGTACCCGGAATCGTTCTTCGAATGGCACGAGGGGTCGGACCAGTCGATGGTCTTCTTCAATCGAGCCGATCGTCCTCCAGCGTGGATGCCCAAGGAGCTTCGCGCGGACCGGTACCCCGTGGTCCTCGTGACCGAGCCTGCCGTGGCGACGACGCTCGCCGACCGCATCCGGCAGGATGCAAAGGTCGGCCGCCGGTACTCTGTCTTCGACGTCACCCTCGCGCGGGAACGGTACCAGGTCGTCGCTCGACTGCAGTACGACGAGCCGTTTCGGGAGCGGCTCGAGAGCATCTTCGGCTATACGGTCAACCTTCGTTGGGTGCGGCGCTCGTATTTCTCCGAGATTACCGCCGAGGTCGCCCGCATCGGCAATCGTGGGGTCGACCTCGACCTGGCGGTGCTCGACGAGCACGGCAGCCTCATCGCCGGCTCGGCGAACGCCGTGCCCGCCACACGACGCTCTTTCCCCCTGCTGTTCTTCGATCCGACGACCTCGGCCGTGGATCCGCCTGCCGACCTCGCGGTGCGTACGTGGCAGGTGCGCGTGAGTTCCGCAAACGACCCCACGCTGGTATGGGCCACACGCAGCGCCAACTGGACGCTCGGGGTGATGACGGCTGCGGCGACGGGCCTCGGTGTCAGTCTAATCTTTGGATTCTACGCCGCGCGCGCGAGCGTGATGCTGGCTGAGGTCCGCTCCGATTTCGTCTCCAGTGTCACCCACGAGCTGAAGACACCGCTGGCGACGATTCGGGCCGTTGGCCACACGCTCATCCGTGGACGGGTCACGGGGCCGGACGCCCTCCGCGAGTACGCGCAGCTCCTCGTCCAGGAGGCAAAGCGTCTGACGCGTCTGGTGGACAACATCTTGGCGTACGCGAGGGTCACCGACGTGACCGACGTGTACTCGTTCGAGCATCAGGCGCCGGCCGAGCTGGTCGACGATGTGTTGCAGGAGTTTCGCCACCAACTGGTCGACGGCGACTTCGAGCTCGACGTCGACGTGCCGA
Coding sequences within it:
- a CDS encoding mandelate racemase/muconate lactonizing enzyme family protein — translated: MRINRRSLLAGLSAGVSATALGVRSSSAWLLPQAEERVVPDYETPLFDLRRRVDAPVKIESIELLKNGSHYFVRTRSTDGAVGVCKTKQVADYVPILLNLVAPFFLGKDARDLETLIDGVYIQNYKLAGQALWCPVAYVEQSLFDLLGKTASKPIGELMGGVIRKEIPVYLSGSGRDTTAEEEVDVYVRGVEHTGAKAVKFKIGGRMSRNLDAYPDRTETMMALARKRLGDDIDIYTDANGSYNAAKAIEIGHMLEDLGVGFFEEPCPWEELSETKQVADALTMQVAAGEQDASLWRFQWMMENGVMDIVQPDLNYNGGFIRAARVARMARRFEMRIVPHNTQTGATAVNILQFASAIPNIGAYMEFPWRAPRKPESWYSPHFEIHNGTVKVPTGPGLGVEIDADFLAKAETVGPCPS
- a CDS encoding TAXI family TRAP transporter solute-binding subunit; this encodes MHAVSLLGPKDCMPQAWCVSAERVRLVLRKRWGSGVAASLVLLSWAVGSGCSGAAKEGPERRTIRLTTGWPGGFFNPLGAALVTTYSKAIPDLSFAVVPSGGADVHGKHLPFLDAAHQVSRGAVDAAFVSAAYPVESVRLATHAGADLLEVSGPVVERLRATYPFLRAVLIPSETYPSLRRAVHTVGIHTVLACNVELDETLVYRLTKTFFAALPELATRVRALRRLDLARAPATPIPLHDGAARYYRERELFR
- a CDS encoding GHKL domain-containing protein — translated: MKRDWLTAWRQRLMVGVAIAVAIALVTLAVVGYRATREWQRSSARLVERRAEESAELLVTALTRDMRGAQALVLASRDWNPLSVTSLTDISDHVAAAFARYPYPESFFEWHEGSDQSMVFFNRADRPPAWMPKELRADRYPVVLVTEPAVATTLADRIRQDAKVGRRYSVFDVTLARERYQVVARLQYDEPFRERLESIFGYTVNLRWVRRSYFSEITAEVARIGNRGVDLDLAVLDEHGSLIAGSANAVPATRRSFPLLFFDPTTSAVDPPADLAVRTWQVRVSSANDPTLVWATRSANWTLGVMTAAATGLGVSLIFGFYAARASVMLAEVRSDFVSSVTHELKTPLATIRAVGHTLIRGRVTGPDALREYAQLLVQEAKRLTRLVDNILAYARVTDVTDVYSFEHQAPAELVDDVLQEFRHQLVDGDFELDVDVPTDLPLVHADRTAMRLVLDNLVDNAIRYSSEQRWIRLAVWCDGSHVIIEVRDRGIGIPRDELSSVHRKFVRGQLSRSGGSGLGLAIVNRVVADHGGRFVLESEAGTGTAARFSLPAVRG